GGAATCTGGACTCTCTGTAACAGGCAGGCCATGTATAATATCAGaaataagaagaaaagaagaagatacagCACTGGCTTGGGATTTCATGGTAAACGGTGGAGAGATGGACAGTCCACCACTTCTTACTCCAGAGCCTAATTAACCTCAGGGGGTTCCAGAGGCTTCAGGGAGCTTACTTTATTTCCCCAGCCTAATGCATGGTAATCTGGAATGTCATCTCCTGCCAAAGTGACCCTCTGTTCACCTTTGTAATACTCCTCAGCATACAGGATCCAGGCTCCACGGACATTTTTTTGTGATGAAGCCATGTTGTCAAATCCATACGGTTTAAGTTtatttgcagctttctccagggtCACAGGTTTGCCCCCATAGTAGCCGTGCTCAAACAGAGTAATCGTGGGATTATACAGACCGCCCTTCACAACTCGCACAGAGCTGATTTTCTTGTCAAATTCTGGGATTGAAGGATAAGAACCTTCCGAATAGCATTTAAACTCTCCTTTATAATTGATTCCAGTGAAGACAATCCATGGGTCTCCGTGGACTTTGAGAGATCGAGCTCTCTGCAGGAATCCGTTAGATGTCAGGTCTCCCGTGTCTTGCTTTATTGACACAAAGTCTCCCTTGAAATTTGGAAGCTCGAACAGCTCAAGGGAACTCATCTTCCAGTTCTATGTGAGGGTGAGATGATGGGAACGGAGATCTCTCTGCAGGTTGCTTTGAGTTCTCTTCTTGGCTGATGGTGAATTTATACAGGAGCCTCAGTGCTGAGTGGACACATTTTATGGGAGGTTTCATTATTTCTTCAGAATGTCTGTTCAGAGGCGGTACAATGCGTGGGCGGGAGGGGCgtgtgccctgggcggagtgtgagagggggcgggtTCAGGACCCCGCGCTGCGTTAGTTCTCCCGGTGTAGCGGTACTGAACACAGCTGTTCTGTCCTTCCCCGTTTGCTCTCCCGGCCGTCTTAACACAAGCGGccacactgacaggggaggagaagagCCGCGGGCTGTGTGTGTAAGAGCCGGCTCATCctccttctccctctgtcaggagctgcaggACCGGAGCGGCTGATCTGAGACAGGGAGAGAGGCAGAGCGGTCGTTGGAGCTCCGCCGtcccgtcaccccccccccccccccctcacacttcTATAGCACAGAACACAGTGAAGGGTTCTACCTCTATGCTACACATCTGAGACTGTGTTGGAAAAAGAGCGCACACATATACCAGAGAGGTGCAGTGTCCGCTGAGGAGAActgtgagaaggagggggaggaatatATATAAAGAGGTGAGAACTCTTTACAGGGAGGATTACAAATTCTTGCTGTGGGGGTGTacatatacagaggtggctatggaaggagggtatacagaggtgatgtggaaggggggtatacagaggtggatgtggaaggggggtatacagaggtggatttggaaggggggtatacagaggtggatgtggaaggggggtatacagaggtggatgtggaaggggggtatacagaggtggctgtggaaggggggtatacagaggtggatttggaaggggggtatacagaggtggatgtggaaggggggtatacaaagGTGGTTGTGGAACGGggttatacagaggtggatgtggaaggggggtatacagaagtggatgtggaagaggggtatacagaagtggatgtggaaggggggtatacagaagtGGATGTGGAagagggtatacagaggtggatgtggaaggggggtatacaga
This window of the Aquarana catesbeiana isolate 2022-GZ linkage group LG01, ASM4218655v1, whole genome shotgun sequence genome carries:
- the LOC141128948 gene encoding epidermal differentiation-specific protein-like, whose amino-acid sequence is MSSLELFELPNFKGDFVSIKQDTGDLTSNGFLQRARSLKVHGDPWIVFTGINYKGEFKCYSEGSYPSIPEFDKKISSVRVVKGGLYNPTITLFEHGYYGGKPVTLEKAANKLKPYGFDNMASSQKNVRGAWILYAEEYYKGEQRVTLAGDDIPDYHALGWGNKVSSLKPLEPPEVN